In a genomic window of Pedobacter sp. KBS0701:
- the dnaB gene encoding replicative DNA helicase — protein sequence MSIDNEQGGKNSMTARKSRLSNTISSQGKIPPQALDLEEAVLGALMLEKDALSAVIDVLKPEVFYNIAHQKIFEAIHILFQKSRPVDILTVTAELRTLGSLEIVGGAYYITSLTNRVASAANIEFHARIISQKYIQRELIRISTEIITNAYEDTTDIFDLLDQAEKGLFEIAQNNLRRDTQKMDDIIKQSLATLEELRTKTDGLTGVPTGFTGLDRITGGWQKQDLVIIAARPAMGKTAFVLTCARNATVDFAKPTVVFSLEMSSVQLVNRLISGEAEIEQEKIRKGNLQEWEWQQLHSKIGRLTEAPLLIDDTPALNIFEFRAKCRRLKSQYDIQLVIVDYLQLMHGKGEGKGGGNREQEIGSISRALKSVAKELDVPVLALSQLSRAVESRPGLQGKRPMLSDLRESGSIEQDADMVLFLYRPEYYGITEDEQGRSQAGIGEVIIAKHRNGETGIVPLKFVGKFVKFVDLDDDFNAPPNSFAADPSAGMYPSQDFEKQSNVIIRPSKMDDYNDDDPPF from the coding sequence ATGAGTATCGATAATGAACAAGGCGGAAAGAACAGTATGACTGCAAGAAAAAGCAGGTTAAGTAATACCATAAGTTCACAGGGGAAAATTCCCCCTCAGGCATTAGATCTTGAGGAAGCAGTTCTTGGGGCATTAATGCTCGAAAAAGATGCACTTTCTGCTGTAATTGATGTTTTAAAGCCAGAGGTTTTCTATAACATTGCCCATCAGAAAATTTTTGAAGCGATTCATATTTTATTTCAAAAATCGCGACCAGTTGATATTTTAACAGTAACTGCTGAACTAAGGACTTTAGGTTCTCTGGAAATAGTTGGCGGTGCTTATTACATTACGAGTTTGACCAATCGCGTTGCTTCTGCAGCGAATATTGAGTTTCATGCCCGTATTATTTCTCAGAAATACATTCAGCGTGAGTTGATCAGAATTTCGACTGAAATTATTACAAATGCCTACGAAGATACCACTGATATTTTTGATCTCTTAGACCAGGCAGAAAAAGGGCTTTTTGAAATCGCCCAGAATAACCTGCGTAGGGATACGCAAAAAATGGACGATATTATCAAACAATCTTTAGCCACACTAGAGGAACTCCGTACGAAAACAGATGGTTTAACCGGTGTACCAACAGGTTTTACAGGATTAGATAGAATAACCGGAGGCTGGCAAAAGCAAGATTTAGTAATTATCGCTGCACGTCCGGCGATGGGAAAAACAGCCTTCGTACTAACCTGTGCAAGAAACGCCACCGTCGATTTTGCAAAACCAACCGTAGTATTCTCACTGGAGATGTCGTCGGTTCAGCTGGTGAATCGTTTAATTTCCGGAGAAGCAGAAATTGAGCAGGAAAAAATCAGAAAAGGAAATTTACAGGAATGGGAATGGCAGCAGTTACACAGTAAAATTGGCCGTTTAACCGAAGCTCCCCTGTTAATTGATGATACACCTGCACTAAATATTTTTGAATTCAGGGCAAAATGCCGAAGGTTAAAATCGCAATACGATATCCAACTGGTAATTGTCGATTACTTGCAGTTGATGCATGGTAAAGGCGAAGGAAAAGGCGGTGGTAACCGTGAGCAGGAAATTGGTAGTATATCGAGAGCGCTAAAATCAGTTGCAAAAGAGCTTGATGTTCCGGTACTGGCCCTATCGCAGTTAAGTCGTGCGGTAGAGAGTAGACCAGGTTTACAGGGAAAAAGACCAATGTTATCCGATTTACGTGAGTCGGGTTCAATTGAGCAGGATGCGGATATGGTATTGTTCTTATATCGTCCTGAATATTATGGTATTACCGAGGATGAGCAAGGAAGATCGCAGGCGGGTATTGGTGAGGTTATTATTGCAAAACACCGTAACGGTGAAACCGGAATTGTACCACTTAAATTCGTTGGTAAATTTGTGAAGTTCGTGGATTTGGACGATGATTTTAATGCTCCGCCAAATTCATTTGCTGCAGATCCGTCTGCTGGAATGTATCCATCTCAGGATTTCGAAAAACAAAGCAATGTCATTATCCGTCCTTCAAAAATGGATGATTATAATGATGATGATCCACCTTTTTAG
- a CDS encoding DUF3667 domain-containing protein, which translates to MPAGKYRKEHNCLNCGAHVEKHYCSDCGQPNLELKESFWAFISHSIAHYFHFDNKFFQTLSPLLTKPGQVTLDYLAGKRARYINPVSMYIFVSIVYFLVVYSPKHVEKDPDNGHIGIEKKKDENVTDSVNKALKLTGISKEIANKATRSINEAIKKKEFVKLGFADQEKELNRLNAENAKLKSDSLIDMINEYNDIHIERNDSTYAAYLLRQKKLPVSKQDSWYDRLIKKRSITLGEKSEVIQETLEHNRPKQYFLLMPLLAWFIMLNFRKNHIYYLDHLIFTIHGMMVYFIVAIITQPVMKHVFGEDSFVSKIIEVGVTIFLFWYMFKALTIFYQRKTWSTIFKIFWILILYAVAFKLSEIVMINLIYYVAT; encoded by the coding sequence ATGCCAGCTGGTAAGTATAGAAAAGAACACAACTGCCTAAACTGTGGCGCTCATGTTGAGAAACATTATTGTAGTGATTGCGGTCAGCCAAATTTAGAATTAAAAGAAAGTTTCTGGGCTTTTATCAGCCACAGTATTGCACATTACTTTCACTTCGACAATAAATTCTTTCAAACCCTCTCTCCTCTTTTAACAAAGCCTGGGCAGGTAACGCTCGATTATTTGGCTGGTAAAAGAGCCCGGTACATTAATCCGGTAAGCATGTACATTTTTGTTTCCATCGTATATTTTTTGGTGGTGTATTCGCCAAAACACGTAGAAAAAGACCCCGATAATGGACATATTGGTATCGAAAAGAAAAAGGATGAAAATGTTACAGATAGTGTAAATAAAGCACTAAAGCTTACAGGTATATCTAAAGAAATTGCAAATAAAGCTACAAGATCGATTAACGAAGCAATCAAGAAGAAGGAATTTGTAAAACTTGGTTTTGCTGATCAGGAGAAAGAATTAAATAGACTTAATGCAGAAAATGCTAAACTAAAGTCTGATTCTCTAATTGATATGATCAATGAATATAATGATATTCACATCGAAAGGAATGATAGTACCTATGCAGCTTATCTTTTGAGACAGAAAAAGCTGCCTGTTTCCAAACAAGATAGCTGGTACGATAGACTGATTAAAAAGCGGTCAATCACACTTGGAGAAAAATCTGAGGTCATCCAGGAAACTCTGGAGCATAACCGCCCGAAGCAATATTTTTTATTGATGCCATTGCTGGCCTGGTTTATTATGCTCAACTTCAGAAAAAACCACATCTACTATCTGGATCACCTGATTTTTACTATCCATGGTATGATGGTTTATTTTATCGTCGCCATTATCACTCAGCCGGTAATGAAACATGTTTTTGGGGAAGATTCTTTTGTCAGCAAAATTATTGAGGTGGGTGTTACCATATTTCTGTTCTGGTATATGTTTAAGGCACTTACCATTTTTTATCAACGCAAAACGTGGAGCACAATTTTTAAAATATTCTGGATATTGATCCTGTATGCAGTAGCTTTTAAACTATCGGAAATAGTGATGATTAACCTGATTTATTACGTAGCTACCTAA
- a CDS encoding mannose-1-phosphate guanylyltransferase → MNKNYYALIMAGGVGSRFWPVSRTEYPKQFIDFFGVGKTLIQSTYERFLNICPPENIFIVTNEIYSDLIKEQLPQLSDNQILAEPLMRNTAPCIAYGSLKIAELNPNATIVVAPSDHTIADIDGFIQSIEQSLDAASKNDCLITLGIKPNRPDTGYGYIQHTDYVLNTDTDLHKVKTFTEKPNLELAKSFLQSGDFLWNAGIFIWSAKAILSAFEKYLPDMYEIFNIGKSELNNGGEKAFINNAYLQCTNISIDFGIMEKAENVYVLPSDFGWSDLGTWASIYEMAEKDYVGNAVIPSEQVLMFDSSNCMVNVPKDKLVILQGLHDYIVVENNNMLMICPRNEEQRVKEFVAEVKSRFGNKFI, encoded by the coding sequence ATGAATAAAAATTATTATGCATTAATTATGGCCGGTGGCGTCGGAAGTCGCTTTTGGCCAGTAAGCAGGACAGAGTATCCAAAACAATTTATCGATTTTTTCGGCGTAGGCAAGACCCTTATTCAAAGCACGTACGAAAGATTTTTAAATATCTGTCCTCCCGAAAATATTTTTATCGTTACTAACGAAATATATTCGGACCTAATTAAAGAACAATTACCTCAGTTATCGGATAACCAGATTTTGGCGGAACCTTTAATGAGAAATACGGCACCGTGCATTGCTTATGGCAGTTTAAAAATTGCGGAGCTAAATCCAAACGCCACCATTGTGGTAGCACCTTCCGATCATACCATTGCCGATATTGATGGCTTCATACAGTCTATTGAGCAATCATTAGATGCAGCATCTAAAAATGACTGTTTAATTACTTTAGGTATTAAACCAAACCGTCCCGACACGGGGTATGGCTATATCCAGCATACTGATTATGTGCTTAATACTGACACAGATCTGCATAAAGTTAAAACTTTTACTGAAAAGCCAAATTTGGAATTGGCAAAATCATTTTTGCAAAGTGGCGATTTCCTTTGGAATGCCGGGATCTTTATCTGGTCGGCTAAAGCGATTTTAAGTGCTTTCGAAAAATATCTGCCAGACATGTACGAAATATTTAATATTGGTAAGTCTGAATTGAATAATGGAGGAGAAAAGGCGTTTATCAATAATGCCTATCTGCAATGCACCAATATTTCAATCGATTTTGGCATTATGGAAAAGGCAGAGAATGTTTATGTGCTTCCGTCTGACTTTGGCTGGTCTGACTTAGGTACCTGGGCTTCTATTTACGAAATGGCTGAAAAAGATTATGTTGGTAACGCCGTTATTCCTTCGGAGCAGGTATTGATGTTCGATTCATCGAATTGCATGGTGAATGTTCCAAAAGATAAACTGGTTATCTTACAAGGGCTGCATGATTACATTGTGGTTGAAAACAATAATATGCTCATGATTTGCCCAAGAAATGAGGAGCAAAGAGTTAAAGAGTTTGTAGCGGAGGTTAAATCCAGATTTGGAAACAAGTTTATATAA
- a CDS encoding nucleoside permease, which translates to MNVKFRLTIMSFMQFFVWAAWLITIANYWFGTKQWDGADFGIIFSTMGIASLFMPTITGILADKWINAEKLYAILHLLYAATMFYLPQVNDPHTFFWVILVAMCFYMPTIALSNSISYTTLKNGNFDVIKDFPPIRVWGTIGFIAAMWITNLTGNKASANQFYIAGISALLLGIYAFTLPACKPLNLISDKKTFAQKLGLESFKLFADYKMALFFIFSMFLGAALQLTNAYGDVFLDEFKLFPVFAESFVIKYSTIILSISQVSETLFILAIPFFLKRFGIKWVIAIAMFAWVLRFGLFAYGDPSTNLWMIITSCIVYGMAFDFFNISGSLFVETSTAPKIRSSAQGLFMMMTNGFGAVFGSLVSGWMISRFFTTYYSTIASLSKYVKSEEDNVHLLKFLKNKGIDVLPNGNLSRALDVKDWHNIWLTFTIYVLVIAVVFVVIFKHKHTRAEVEAINHL; encoded by the coding sequence ATGAATGTTAAGTTTCGCTTAACTATAATGAGTTTCATGCAATTCTTTGTATGGGCTGCCTGGTTAATTACAATTGCAAATTATTGGTTTGGAACCAAACAATGGGATGGTGCAGATTTTGGAATCATTTTTTCTACGATGGGCATTGCATCACTATTTATGCCTACCATAACCGGTATTTTAGCCGATAAATGGATTAACGCAGAAAAACTTTATGCCATCTTGCATCTACTTTACGCAGCAACCATGTTTTACCTGCCACAGGTAAATGATCCGCATACTTTTTTTTGGGTAATCTTGGTAGCCATGTGTTTTTATATGCCAACCATAGCCCTGAGCAATTCGATCAGTTACACCACCTTAAAAAATGGCAATTTTGATGTAATAAAAGACTTTCCGCCCATCAGGGTTTGGGGTACCATTGGTTTTATTGCTGCCATGTGGATTACCAATTTAACGGGCAATAAGGCCAGTGCCAACCAGTTCTACATTGCAGGTATAAGTGCCTTATTGTTGGGCATATACGCTTTTACATTACCTGCTTGTAAGCCTTTAAATTTAATCAGCGATAAAAAAACATTTGCACAGAAACTTGGACTCGAATCTTTTAAGCTTTTCGCCGATTACAAAATGGCGTTGTTTTTCATCTTTTCTATGTTTTTAGGAGCTGCTTTGCAACTTACAAATGCTTATGGTGATGTTTTTCTGGATGAATTTAAATTATTCCCCGTTTTTGCAGAATCATTTGTCATTAAATATTCTACCATCATTTTATCAATTTCGCAGGTATCAGAAACACTTTTTATTCTGGCTATTCCTTTCTTTTTGAAAAGATTTGGCATTAAATGGGTAATTGCAATTGCGATGTTTGCCTGGGTACTACGTTTTGGTTTATTCGCCTATGGCGATCCTTCAACCAACCTCTGGATGATCATTACTTCATGTATTGTTTACGGAATGGCATTCGATTTCTTTAATATATCAGGATCGCTGTTTGTTGAAACATCAACTGCGCCAAAAATCCGTTCTTCTGCACAGGGTTTATTTATGATGATGACTAATGGCTTTGGTGCCGTGTTTGGCAGTTTGGTTTCAGGTTGGATGATTAGCCGCTTCTTTACCACTTATTACAGTACGATTGCTTCGCTCTCCAAATATGTTAAAAGTGAGGAAGACAATGTACACTTACTTAAATTTCTTAAAAATAAAGGAATTGATGTATTGCCTAACGGAAACCTCAGCAGGGCCCTTGATGTAAAGGACTGGCATAACATCTGGTTAACTTTTACCATTTACGTACTTGTTATTGCAGTCGTTTTTGTGGTCATATTTAAGCATAAACATACACGGGCAGAAGTAGAAGCTATTAATCATTTATAA
- the rlmB gene encoding 23S rRNA (guanosine(2251)-2'-O)-methyltransferase RlmB produces the protein MDNFRRPQRAKENNEFVFGIRAVIEAVKAGRDIETIYQQRGLGGELFLELKALLKDTLIPLNSVPVEKLNRMSQKNHQGVIAVISPITYQNIEDIVPAVFEKGEVPLILVLDSVTDVRNMGAIARTAACVGVHAIVVPLKNAAQINADAIKTSAGALFSIPICRHANLHKTCLFLQESGLQIVACTEKTSDFIYAPDYTMPTAIVMGSEDEGISNDLLRVADHLAKIPMAGKIESLNVSVAAGVILYEAVRQRTV, from the coding sequence ATGGATAATTTTAGAAGACCGCAACGCGCAAAAGAGAATAACGAGTTTGTATTTGGCATCAGGGCCGTAATAGAAGCCGTTAAAGCAGGAAGAGATATTGAAACCATTTATCAGCAACGCGGTTTGGGCGGGGAACTTTTTCTAGAGTTAAAAGCCCTTCTAAAAGATACCTTAATTCCATTAAACTCGGTTCCGGTGGAGAAGCTGAACCGCATGTCGCAGAAAAACCATCAAGGTGTAATTGCAGTAATTTCTCCAATTACCTATCAAAACATTGAAGACATTGTTCCTGCTGTTTTCGAAAAGGGCGAAGTTCCATTAATTTTGGTTTTAGATAGTGTAACTGATGTCCGCAATATGGGGGCAATAGCGCGTACGGCTGCTTGCGTGGGTGTTCACGCCATAGTTGTTCCATTAAAAAATGCGGCGCAAATTAATGCTGATGCTATTAAAACGTCTGCAGGTGCATTATTTAGCATTCCGATTTGTCGCCATGCCAACCTACACAAAACCTGCTTGTTTCTGCAAGAAAGTGGCCTGCAGATAGTGGCTTGTACTGAAAAGACCAGTGATTTTATTTATGCACCAGATTATACCATGCCTACTGCCATAGTAATGGGTTCAGAAGATGAAGGAATTTCTAATGATCTGTTAAGAGTAGCCGATCATTTAGCTAAAATACCAATGGCTGGTAAAATCGAATCATTAAATGTTTCGGTAGCTGCAGGAGTAATTTTATACGAAGCGGTTAGGCAGAGAACGGTTTAA
- a CDS encoding electron transfer flavoprotein subunit alpha/FixB family protein yields MSVLVYVEQAEGKFKKSVFEAVSYAKAIADQQSTNLTAISIGDVADSELKELGKYGASKVLNVTADQLKTFVNQAYASVIATAAEKEGADIVVLSNSFSGKGLAPRIAVKLKAGLADGAVELPGTDGKFSVKKTAFSGKAFAITELTSANKVIALNPNAFGVKENATDAVIENFAADIKQSDLGTVIKDIVRATDKVSLPDAELVVSAGRGLKGPENWGMIEELANLLGAATACSKPVSDADWRPHSEHVGQTGIAISPNLYIAIGISGAIQHLAGVSSSKVIVVINKDPEAPFFKVADYGIVGDAFEVVPKLIEALKAHKA; encoded by the coding sequence ATGTCAGTATTAGTATATGTAGAACAAGCTGAGGGAAAATTTAAGAAATCTGTTTTTGAAGCCGTATCTTATGCCAAAGCCATTGCCGATCAACAATCAACTAATTTAACCGCAATTTCTATTGGCGATGTAGCCGACAGCGAATTAAAGGAATTAGGTAAATATGGTGCATCAAAAGTATTAAATGTAACTGCCGATCAATTAAAAACCTTTGTAAATCAGGCTTATGCAAGTGTTATTGCTACTGCTGCCGAAAAAGAAGGTGCTGATATCGTTGTTTTATCTAACTCTTTCTCTGGTAAAGGTTTAGCACCGCGCATTGCAGTAAAACTTAAAGCGGGATTAGCGGATGGTGCAGTTGAGTTACCTGGTACTGATGGTAAATTTTCGGTTAAAAAAACGGCTTTCTCAGGTAAAGCATTCGCCATTACCGAATTAACATCGGCTAATAAAGTAATTGCATTAAATCCAAATGCATTTGGTGTTAAAGAAAATGCAACCGATGCAGTTATAGAAAACTTTGCTGCTGATATTAAACAATCAGACTTAGGCACAGTTATTAAAGATATTGTAAGGGCTACTGATAAAGTTTCGTTACCGGATGCAGAACTGGTAGTATCAGCAGGCAGAGGATTAAAAGGACCAGAAAACTGGGGAATGATCGAAGAGCTTGCCAATTTATTGGGAGCAGCTACAGCTTGTTCTAAACCGGTATCGGATGCAGACTGGAGACCACATTCAGAACACGTTGGTCAAACTGGTATTGCTATCAGCCCTAATCTTTATATAGCTATTGGTATCTCAGGCGCCATCCAGCATTTGGCGGGTGTTAGTTCATCAAAAGTGATTGTTGTAATCAACAAAGATCCGGAAGCTCCTTTTTTCAAAGTGGCCGATTATGGTATTGTTGGTGATGCTTTTGAAGTGGTACCAAAATTAATTGAAGCATTAAAAGCACATAAAGCATAA
- the chrA gene encoding chromate efflux transporter: protein MQTKPIAAKKQWLFIRNVIFFTFTSFGGAQAHLALLLKYFVQSAKFISEEELLELNALAQVLPGPASTQTLVGIAWKVGKLKLAIITFLIWILPTATIMTFAAISYALLDQKQKFNDILEYIQPIALGIVAYGAWKLGRKVLSSQVSIFLAIASVIVTLVLRNAYVFPLSILIGGMISSAIETPKEETELRVKLFSNINPKKMIYFLGALLLFALVGAIINRTSPFSLPIRLLENFYRNGILVFGGGQVLVPLMFTEFVEMKHYLPSSGFLSGFALQQALPGPTFSFTSYLGALSMKNFGYGLWGQILGGLIGVIGINLPGLILVLFIVPFWDDLKKISRIRHSLSGINAVSVGFIIAAFVLLLIPMGFNWVFLGIMIATFLLLNFTKVSPPVIVLAGILIGYLF, encoded by the coding sequence ATGCAAACCAAACCCATCGCTGCCAAAAAGCAGTGGCTGTTTATCCGGAATGTAATTTTTTTTACTTTCACTTCTTTTGGCGGGGCGCAGGCACACCTTGCTTTGTTGCTTAAATATTTTGTTCAGAGCGCCAAATTTATCTCAGAGGAAGAACTTTTAGAGCTGAATGCACTGGCACAGGTTTTACCCGGACCAGCATCGACACAAACCCTTGTTGGGATAGCCTGGAAGGTTGGAAAACTTAAACTGGCAATTATCACTTTCCTGATCTGGATATTGCCTACTGCAACCATAATGACCTTTGCAGCAATTAGTTATGCTTTACTTGATCAAAAACAAAAGTTTAACGATATTTTAGAATATATCCAGCCCATTGCTTTAGGGATTGTAGCTTATGGCGCATGGAAACTAGGCAGAAAGGTTTTATCCTCTCAGGTTTCTATATTCCTGGCCATTGCTTCGGTTATTGTTACATTAGTTTTAAGAAATGCTTATGTATTTCCACTTTCTATATTGATCGGCGGAATGATTTCTTCAGCCATTGAAACGCCGAAGGAAGAAACGGAATTGAGGGTGAAACTTTTTTCGAACATCAACCCTAAAAAAATGATCTACTTTTTAGGTGCTTTGCTGTTATTCGCCTTGGTAGGTGCCATTATCAATAGAACATCGCCCTTTAGTTTACCCATCCGTTTACTCGAAAACTTTTACCGTAACGGAATATTGGTTTTTGGAGGCGGACAGGTGCTTGTGCCTTTAATGTTTACTGAGTTTGTAGAGATGAAACACTATTTGCCTTCATCCGGATTCTTATCGGGTTTTGCATTACAGCAAGCCTTACCTGGTCCAACATTTTCTTTTACCAGTTACTTAGGTGCATTAAGTATGAAGAACTTTGGATACGGATTATGGGGGCAGATTTTAGGCGGATTAATTGGCGTAATCGGCATTAACTTACCAGGACTCATCCTTGTTTTATTTATTGTACCGTTTTGGGACGATCTGAAAAAGATTTCCAGAATCCGTCATAGCCTTTCCGGAATTAATGCCGTTAGCGTTGGATTTATTATTGCGGCTTTTGTGCTACTATTAATACCAATGGGCTTTAACTGGGTGTTTTTAGGGATTATGATCGCTACATTTTTATTGTTAAATTTTACTAAAGTTAGTCCACCTGTTATTGTATTAGCAGGTATATTAATTGGATATTTATTTTAG
- a CDS encoding electron transfer flavoprotein subunit beta/FixA family protein — protein MKILVCISNVPDTTTKITFTNDNTEFNTSGVQYIVNPYDEIALSRAIELSEGGKGTVTVINVGEAANDPTIRKALAIGADDAVRVNAAPRDAYFVAKQIAEYAKDKDFDVILTGRESIDYNGNQVAAMVGEFLDIPSVSIIKKLTFEGDTATIEREIEGGKEVLTVSGKFIASCAEGVAEPKIPNMRGIMSARTKPLTVVDAIAIEEVSKVTKYETPAPRGTVKLIPADQTEQLISLLHSEAKVI, from the coding sequence ATGAAAATATTAGTTTGTATCAGTAACGTGCCAGACACGACGACAAAAATAACTTTTACTAATGATAATACCGAATTCAATACGTCAGGAGTGCAATATATTGTTAATCCTTATGATGAAATCGCTTTATCACGTGCAATTGAGTTAAGCGAAGGTGGAAAAGGAACCGTAACTGTGATCAATGTTGGCGAAGCAGCTAACGATCCGACCATCAGAAAAGCACTGGCCATTGGAGCCGATGATGCAGTTAGGGTAAATGCAGCCCCGAGAGATGCTTATTTCGTGGCTAAACAAATTGCAGAATACGCTAAAGACAAAGATTTTGATGTTATTTTAACCGGTCGCGAATCTATTGATTACAATGGTAATCAGGTTGCAGCTATGGTTGGCGAATTTTTAGATATTCCATCTGTATCCATCATCAAAAAATTAACTTTCGAAGGAGATACAGCCACTATTGAACGAGAAATTGAAGGTGGTAAAGAAGTTTTAACCGTTTCTGGTAAGTTCATCGCAAGTTGCGCTGAAGGTGTGGCAGAACCTAAAATTCCGAATATGCGTGGTATCATGAGCGCCAGAACAAAACCTTTAACCGTTGTTGATGCAATTGCTATTGAAGAGGTAAGTAAAGTAACTAAATACGAAACTCCTGCTCCCCGTGGAACGGTAAAATTAATTCCTGCCGATCAAACAGAACAGTTGATCAGCTTGTTACACAGCGAAGCTAAAGTAATCTAA
- a CDS encoding tetratricopeptide repeat protein, protein MSSTRLSKLLEFLESDANDPFILYALATEYNNLNDKEKAYSFYLQLTDKHPDYVGTYYHLGKLLEKDGEKEKAIETYEKGMQVARNKRDMHAFSELQGAYNTAAGLDYEDD, encoded by the coding sequence ATGTCATCCACCCGTTTAAGCAAGTTATTAGAATTTTTAGAGAGTGATGCTAACGACCCATTTATACTATATGCCTTAGCCACAGAGTATAACAATCTAAATGATAAGGAAAAAGCTTATTCTTTTTACCTTCAATTAACCGATAAACATCCTGATTATGTAGGAACTTATTACCATTTAGGCAAATTATTGGAAAAAGACGGGGAAAAAGAGAAAGCAATCGAAACCTACGAGAAGGGGATGCAAGTGGCCCGAAATAAAAGAGATATGCATGCCTTTTCAGAATTACAGGGCGCTTATAATACTGCCGCCGGATTAGATTATGAAGATGATTAA
- a CDS encoding bifunctional nuclease family protein yields MKKVKLDIVGLSYSQTQSGAYALVLGEVNGRRRLPIIIGAFEAQAIAIEIEKMTPSRPLTHDLFKSMADTFHIDIKEIIIYNLVDGVFYAKLICSDGKNTHEVDARTSDAIALAVRFNAMIYTYEFILASAGIVIEGNDFLFLENMDSIAKEPEADSLPTSTQQQGFGDLTLEELQQKLQEAIAEEAYEKAARLRDELNKRGTS; encoded by the coding sequence ATGAAAAAAGTTAAATTAGATATTGTAGGTTTATCTTACAGCCAGACTCAATCTGGTGCTTATGCCCTTGTTTTAGGAGAAGTAAATGGACGCCGTCGCTTACCAATTATTATTGGTGCATTTGAAGCGCAGGCCATTGCCATAGAAATTGAGAAAATGACTCCTAGTAGGCCATTAACACATGATTTATTCAAATCAATGGCTGATACTTTTCATATCGATATTAAGGAAATTATTATATACAACCTGGTTGATGGCGTTTTTTACGCAAAGTTAATCTGTAGTGATGGTAAAAATACACATGAAGTTGATGCCAGAACATCTGATGCTATTGCTTTGGCCGTTCGGTTTAATGCCATGATTTATACCTACGAATTTATTTTGGCTTCTGCCGGAATCGTGATAGAAGGTAATGACTTTCTTTTTCTTGAAAATATGGATTCTATTGCCAAAGAACCCGAAGCAGATAGCCTGCCTACCTCAACCCAGCAACAGGGTTTTGGTGATTTAACATTGGAGGAACTTCAACAAAAATTACAGGAAGCCATTGCCGAAGAAGCCTATGAAAAGGCCGCAAGATTAAGAGATGAGTTGAATAAGCGCGGAACATCTTAG